The stretch of DNA CGACCTGGTGGCCGACGACGAGCCCGACGAGGAGTTCGAGGAGGACCCGTACGACGAGGCCGCTGCCTGGCTGGCGGAGCTGAGCGAGGCCGACCGACGCGCGTTCATCCGTGAGTACGGGGCCGACGTGATCGCGTCCGAGCGGTCGCCGTCGATGCTCGGCTCGACTCCCGTGGCCACGGTGCCGGAGGAGACGCCCGAGGCCGCGGCCGAACGTGTCCGTGCGGCGCTCGAAGCGATGGACCCCGACGCGCTGGCGGAAATCCTGGGGCCGAAGGTCGAGGCCCGCATCACGGAGCGCGCCTACGAGATCGCCAACGACGTGTTGGAGTCGGAGGGCCTGGAGCCGATCAGCGAGGTCCAGATCGACGGGGAGAGCGTCTACAAGAACGGCGAGTCCATCACCGAACGCGCCGTCGACGCGGTAGCCGATGCCGTGGACGGCGCGGGCGAGGTAGTCGCGGCCGCGATCGACACCGTGGACTCGGCGCCGGGGATCCTCACGAGCGCTTTTGGTGCCTTCGCTGAGGGCGTGATTGGAGTTGTCACCCTCGGCCTCGTTGGCGGAGACGACGACGAAGCGACCCCGGCCTACTCTGAAACTGTCGAAGTCAAGGGCTCTGCCGAGGGAGACGTCGATTCCGACGAAGAAGCCGACGAGCTGGCGGAGGCCGCGTAGACCGATGGCCGTCCGCATCATCGACCGCCGCCGGGGAGCTCCCTCCGGCGTCCCGCTCCTCGCTGGCGACACCAAGAAGCCGGGGGGGAAGAGAGACGGGAAGGGGAAGGACTTCCCCGAGCCCGGCTCCTCCGGATCGTCCGGCTCCTCCGGCAACGTCAACCTCTACCTCCCCACCGTCGAGCTGCGGCGGGGGCAGTGCGGCCCGGCCGTGGAGCTCTGGCAACGCTGGCTCTGGGCACTCTCCCCCGTCGTCGGCTCAATGCGGCCTCGGGAGATCGACGGGCTGTTCGACGACGAGACGGACACCGTCACGCGGTCGGCTCAGCGAGCCCTCGACGTCTACGTCGATGGGCGGGTCGGGCCGAAGACACGGGCCGCCGCGTTCGCCCGTCTCGAACGCGCCGGGGCGCTCCCCGACCGGGACCCGTTCGCGGAGGTCGTCTCGTGCGACGATTGGGGCGCGGCCGATAGCTCCGGCGGCTCCGGCATCCCCGACCTCACCGATGTGATCCCGTTCGAGTACCTGTTGGTCGGCGGGCTCCTGGTCGTCGTCGCGCTGGCGAAGCGGTAGCATCGATGCCGGCCGCGCACGGGCGCGAGCGCGTAAGGCGCCCGCCCGCGCGCACGGCCGCCGCCGGCGTCAGTTGAGCGCCCCGGCCTGGCGGTGGGCCGAGCGCACGAGCTGGCAGGAGGCCGGCATCGTGAGCCGATCGGTCTCGCCCGTCGGGAGCCGGTGGAGCTCGACGGCCTGGTCGAGCTGGCGCCTCAGCTCGCGGGCCACCCCGTCGAGGTCGCCCCGGTGCCAGTAGACGGCCGCTCGGAGCGCGTGGCGGTGGGGGCTCAGCGGGAACCGCCGGTCAATCTCTTCGAGTTGCGCGTCGCGCTCGCTCCGGTCGTGGCCGATCATCGGTCCGTCCCGACGTCGACCGGGAGGTCGGCCCCCAGGTGCGAACGGTCCGGCGCGGACGGTGGGGGAGGGGGGACCCGGTACCGATTGGTCTCGACGCCCGCGGCCTCGGCGCGCTGGCGGGCGCGGTCGGCGGCGTCAATGTCGAGGACCGACGGGAGCGACCGCCCAAACTCCGCGAAGTCGGTCCGGGGCTTCGGCGGCGGCGGGGCGTCCTCCCCGTGGATCAGGGCCCAGACGCCGGGGACCGTGGCGAGCTCGGCCGAGGCCCGCTCCAACCTGACGACGATCGCAGTGACCTCGACGTCGGCGGACTCGACGCGGTGTACGGGCTCGACGTGGACATTCCGGAGGTGCGAGCGGACGCGGCGGGCGTCAGCGATCGCGGCAGAGAGGGCGGTCGAGAGCACGGCGACGGCTTCCGCCAGTGCGCCGGGAGGGAGCGCGCCCCACGGCGCGTTCGGATGGTGAGACATGGAACGATTTGAGAGTGTGGAGGCGGGGCGGACCCCTCTCACGTTCGTTACCAAACGCCCAGGGCCTCACGGCACACCGGAGGGTCCGCCCCATGTCAGGGCTTCCAATCTCACGCTACGAGGTCCGCCGGTCGGGCGGTTCACGCAACGAGAGCGGTAACGATTTGAGAGATCGGGAGGGTACGACGTCGCCCAGCGCAAACAAAATGTCTAGGCGCCCTCCCCGGCCGTCTTCACCTGAGTTACTATTGTGGCATGACCCCGGACGAGATCAGAGACCTCCGCCAGCGGACTGACATGGATCAATCGGCATTCGGCCGCTTGCTCCGTGTGGGATCGACCCTGGTGTCGTTCTGGGAGAACGGGCACCGAACGCCGACCGAGCTGCAGCAGGTCCACCTGCACAAGGTTCGGTTGAGCGTCGAGCGATGGGAGCAGGAGCAGGCTCGGAAGCGCATCTGGAAAGAGATGGCGCTCGCCGCGCTGGCGGGCGGGCTTCTCGGCCTCACCTACTTCCTGGACAAAGACGAGCTGCCCCCCGGCACGTCCCCGCCTACTGACTGAACGCACGAGCGCCCGTCCCCTCATGCTTGCAGGCTCCGAGGAACGGGCGCTCTCGATATCCCTTGCAGAATACCAATCAGATCAACGACCGGAGGCCGTCGGCGGTGCCAAAGCTCGCTGAACAGACCGTTCGGGCGCAAGGGGGGCACGTCGGCATGACGTTGGCTTCACGCATCGGTGGAGCTTCCGCCGAATGCGATTGCTGCGGTGGGGGAGCGAGGCAGGGGCCGCGCGGAGCCACGCGCACGGCCGGACGGCCGGAGCATGGCGAGCACGGAGCGACGGCGCCAGCCGGAGTGGCCCTTGCCGCGCCGCCAGCGCCCCGACCTTCGCCCCAGGCGACCGGAGAGGCGCACGCCTCACCGGGCGTCCTGGGAGCGGGACCGGGGTTCACAGCAGACGTGCTCGCTGCGCGCGCTCAGACGCCGCCAGCGGTCCGCTACGGGCGCTCTGACGCCGTCCCCTGCGACTTCCCGTTCGTGGACGCCTGGCGGGGCACGGGGCGCACCACGAGGCCCGCCACGGCACAGGAGGCGAGCCTCCGATCGTCGGGCACTCTTGATACGCTAGAACAACTGGTCAATCGGCCCTCTGACCGACACAGGGCGGAGACCAAGCCGAAGCTGGCGAAGCGGGCGCGGTCGCGCTACCTGTCGATCCCCGTGGCCACGGCGCTGGCGGAGTACGCGCGCTGGCACGAGGGGAAGCCGGAGGGCGAGCTCGTCAAGTCGTACCGGAGCTCGATCTACTGCGGCGAGAAGATCGAGCAGGAGGGGGGCGTCCTGACGTCGCGGTACTGCGGGCACCGGTGGTGCCTGATCTGCAACCGGATCCGGATGGGCAAGGCGATCAACGCCTACGAACCCGAGGTGAGCGGGTGGACGGATCCCCAGCTCGTGACGCTGACGGTCCAGAACGCGCCGGGCGACGAGCTCCGGATGACCATCGAGGGGATGGTCAAGGGGTTCTCTCAGCTCGTGCGGAAGCTCCGCCGGGACGGGCACGCGGTCCGGGCGATTCGGAAGCTCGAATGCACGTACAACGCCCAGAGGGAGGACTATCACCCCCACTTCCACGTCGTCGTTGAGGGCGAGCGCGCGGCCGATGCGATGCTCGATGCCTGGCTCCGCTTCGGGCCGAAGTACACCGGGCGGGAGGTGAAGAGGGGAGGGCAGGACGTGCGACCGCTCGACGTCGACGGTGGGGGCCTCCGGGAGCTGTTCAAGTACTTCACCAAGCTGACGGCGAAGACGCAGAGCGGCGGAAAGGGCTACGTCGGCGTGCCCCAGCTCGACGTGATGTTCCGGGCGATGCGCTCGAAGCGG from Bacteroidota bacterium encodes:
- a CDS encoding peptidoglycan-binding protein; this encodes MAVRIIDRRRGAPSGVPLLAGDTKKPGGKRDGKGKDFPEPGSSGSSGSSGNVNLYLPTVELRRGQCGPAVELWQRWLWALSPVVGSMRPREIDGLFDDETDTVTRSAQRALDVYVDGRVGPKTRAAAFARLERAGALPDRDPFAEVVSCDDWGAADSSGGSGIPDLTDVIPFEYLLVGGLLVVVALAKR
- a CDS encoding protein rep, encoding MATALAEYARWHEGKPEGELVKSYRSSIYCGEKIEQEGGVLTSRYCGHRWCLICNRIRMGKAINAYEPEVSGWTDPQLVTLTVQNAPGDELRMTIEGMVKGFSQLVRKLRRDGHAVRAIRKLECTYNAQREDYHPHFHVVVEGERAADAMLDAWLRFGPKYTGREVKRGGQDVRPLDVDGGGLRELFKYFTKLTAKTQSGGKGYVGVPQLDVMFRAMRSKRVYQPYGFRTAKDVNEVDELDAVTVAISREDQATTWLWDDDVADWVDLETGECLTGHAPDAKSGRFAGYYGGPERVVEASERAPP